The Arachis ipaensis cultivar K30076 chromosome B10, Araip1.1, whole genome shotgun sequence DNA window TTACAATGCTATATAAAATAAGTCTAACCCATTCAACTGATAAATGCACAAAAAATAAAAGGAGTTTTACCCCATTGAATTTATTGGATGCAGCATTGTTATTGTTCAAGTTGCCAAGTAGTGCCTGCCGGTTAAAAGAAGGATtctgcaacaacaacaacaacaatataaaaGAGGGATTGATGAAACTGAAGAAACTCACCAGTTTGAAATCACCTTTAACATGAAGAGAAGTCCAACCTCTATCGTCGGTCCCAACGCCAAGCCTCAGCATGCACCTCCTCGACGGGCGTCTCCTGAACAACACTGGCTGCGCCTCCAGCATCTCTTCTCAATCCAACACCCAAAAACGACACCCCAAAATAAAAACGACGATCtaataaaaaaaccctagaatacAAATCCCCAAAACGACTATTCTTTGTTTTCGCAGGAAACAGCAGGGAACAGACAACAAAACCTTGTTCTTTTTTACGTGTTTACATATTAAACAAACGAGAAACGGAAAAACTAACAGAAATCAGAGCAGTAATAGACGTATAAAGGGAAAAATTAGCGAGAGTGATGAGCGACGCAATAGGGATTAAAAGGATTCAAGCCAGGACTGAATACGCGAAGGTCCTAAAGGACAAGGACGGAGTTCATGAAGGGAGAGGAGTTGATGATCATAATTGATGATGCGAATATCAGGGTTTTTGATGAAAAAAGAGGAGTATTGAGAGTGGGATCATGGGATTGAGGTGATTAATGGGAATCAAATGAATCCTTTCTTGATTAGGATTAGGGTTGATGGGAACATGGAGATCAGAAGATAGGAATCCTTTCTTTATGATCTTCTGTAGAACCTGCGAGCAGGACTTCATCAAGTTTCAATCTTTGAATTCGATCGTTATAAATCTTCGGTGATGGAATTCACCGGAAATGACCGTTTGTCGCCGGAGATCTTCTTGGTCGATGATTTTTGGGAGGGCCATTGAAGCTGTGCCTGGGTTGAAATTCTCCATTCTCGACCCCAACCCATGTGAGTTAAGCCCCACTTTGATCCCTGAGATTGGCGAGTTGCACTGAATTAGTCTTCTAGATCCCAATTGCACTAAATTAGTCCCCCAGATTCGAAAAAATGCACCACGTTAGTCCTTCTTCCAATTTCCGTCACCGGAGCACTGACGCCGTCAGTGACGTGGCCAGTTCTTGCCACGCTGGACCCAGCAACAGTTAGATGACATGGCAATAAATTTGATTAGCTCCAATTTAATCCTTGTCCCCTTTTATAACCAAGATTTCTGCCctaacttcttcctcttcttcttctacccacTTTTCCTGGTTCTTCGTCTTCTTTCTCACTGTGTAGCTTTTTGGGTTTAGGATCATGAGTGCAAGTGGGAGCCAGACTTCCCAGCGGTCAAATAGAAGGATCTCCAGAGGAACCAGTAGAGCATCGAGTGTTTCAGAGCAGTGTGGGTGTGGCTGCCGCCCTGTACTCCGGTGGTCCACAACAGAGGCTAACCCTAACAAAGTCTCAACTAATAAGAATTATACATAAATAGATATGTAATAAAAGCATTAAATTTTTATGAATAACTACAAAGTGATTTCTATCTAATCCTTGAAGAAATTGCCAAAAGAAATTACCAATAATCCATGAACTTGATAGATTTCATTATCACAGGAAATGGTGGATTATGGAAATTGAAAATACCTGGTATCCATGAGAAAGATGTCCACCATGAGGAAGATCAAGTGCCATGATTCTGTCATGAGGTTTTAGCAATGCAgtataaacttaaaaatttgaagGAAACCCAGATAGAGGCTGAACGTTCACTGCAGTTTATGGGTAATAACATATGAAAAAAATTGACACctaaatattttaaaagaatttACTGAATATCAAGAAAGCTCATGAGCATTCATTTTGAAATTTAACCAGCAAAAAGTCTACAAGAGAATTCAATCTAAATGCTACTTCTAAATTCTGAACAAAAACTTGTGTGCCTCAAGtggtagaagaagaaagaggaaaaaaataaaaaaaggtaatCACAATGAATAGATCATGTCCACCTGCAAGCTTAGAACAATTAGAACAATAGGCCAATGATCAACAAGATGAAATAATGTGCAATCAACAAAGCCAAATAAAAGGGTATACCAATATAGTTATTGTATAGTTACCTCTCCATTTAGCTGGATCCAACCTAAATGCCTCGAGGGCACGCTTCTGACATAGTCTTTCTGCCTAGCACCACAACCATAATCCATTCAAGAGTAGAGAAGCTTACTTATTCATcacaaaaacaagaaaaataatcaCATTAACACAGGTCTTGTTTCAAAAGTGGCAATCTTGATGAAAATCAAGTTGAATTGCTTAACAACATCAAAGAACAAGTAACTATGTATGTGATTATTTATATTCAACCCATAAAACTACACAATTTCTAATTATAATGCCTAATGAGAATAGAATTTAAGATAAATATTGGCCAAACAtaagaattaaacaaaacaaTTTCACATTAGCATTTCATCGAACGTATGGCATGCATAATATGCAAACAGGGATTTTGAGCTCAATTGAAGTAGCTATCAACCCAGAAAAATAGCCAGCAAACACTTGCAATCCAACAAACATTAATTAACTAATCTAGACATAACAAGATTACTATGTACCTTGAGGAAGAAAGGCAACAATTTTTTAATTGGACTAGAAGCAGGAGTCCAATAATAAAATTCTATAGTAGAGATGAATTGAAGTGATATCTTACTGTAACTCCTGGTCTCTCTTTGTCGTAGACAGCTTCATCAGGATTTGTTGGTTCTGTGATGTTGGGTAGTGAAGTGTTATCAGCCAGGGCAGTGGGCTTATTGCCTTCGATGGGTGCTGATTCTTCCACCATTGGAACAGAGCATAAAAAGAAACCCTTAAACACAGTCCCACAAAACatcaaaataaaattctaacacaaaATCAGCTTTAAAACTTGTGAATTGACAATATACAAAACACTTAACCATGATCAACACACATCACAGCATtccattaaatttgaaaaaaaaattttcatcctCACTAACCTCAGTGACGACGCAGAAGATTCCTGTAGTGGCAAACGTACTCTTCCGACAACTGCACAGCGAATGCCGTGTTCTAATAGTCTCAAAAAATCCTATTGCAGCCACCTGTTGCTACTTTGGGTCACTCATGGAAGAGAAACGTTTTTTTCTCTGCACTGATGGAGAAGTAGAAGACAAAGTAGAAGGACTAACGTGGTGCATTTTTTCGAATCCGAGGGACTAATTTAGTGCAATTGGGATCTCGAGGACTAATTCAGTGCAATTCgccaatctcagggaccaaaGTGGGGCTTAACTCCAATTTAACCCTAATCAAATTTGCCCCACATGTTAATAAAAGTTTATTTATGAACCTTTCATTATTTATAAATCGGTCCTTGAAGAAAATCCCATGCCCTAAGCTGTTCAAGCTGTGATGTTGATAGTTTGATGAACCAGAAGGGATTAAGAGATGGAGAGaaataagttcttctcattgttggagagaatgaaaaatttccttagaaaatatttgttgagttattacaccttatatactatgtactttttatgtaccttcactaaaaaataattacaatggtaaacctattattgataaagaaataatctaggtaacaccCTCCCGCAAGCTAGAATTGTGTAAATCTAACAATCCTAGCTTGGAAACATTAGCCATTAGCGGACCCGGTGGCAGAGCTTTGGTAAGAAAATCAGCAAGTTGATCCTTGGACTGATGAGCTGTCTGTAAACAGTATTGTCTGTTAAAATGGTACCTGATTCCTTTGAGAGTTTCTGACTATAATCAAATGGAGTAAATGTGAATTCCAGAGTTAGAGCGTGCTACTTCCATTCCCAAGAAGTATTTGAGATCACTAAgatcctttattttgaatttgtcatCCAAATCTTGCTTGATGGAATTGATTTCACTAATGTCATTCCCGGTTAAAACCAAGTCATCAATATATACTAGAATGGCAGTGAAGCTTTCAGATTATTTCTTGATGAAGAGTGAATGATCATCAAAAAACTGCTTATAACCAGCATCCACAAGAGTCTGAGTGAGCTTAATGTTCCATTGCCTGCTTGCTTGCTTAAGCCCATATAGAGATTTTTGCAATTTACAAACCAAACCTGGTTGTGATACAGCCAAACCGGGTGGTAACTTCATATAAACTTCCTTGTCCAAATCTCCATGAAGGAAGGCAGTGTTGACGTCCAGCTGTTTCAAATGCCATTTCTTTGCCGCTGCTAATGCTAACATTACTCGTAGGGTAGTCATTTTGACAACTAGACTAAAAGTATCACCATAATCTACTCCTTGCACTTGAGTGAATCCTTTTGCAACTAGCCTCGCTTTGTGCCTCTCTATGGTGCCATCGGGATTGAATTTTACCCGAAAAACCCATTTGTAACCCACAGCCTTCTTGTCTTTTGGGAGTTCAGTGAGACACCAAGTTCTGTTATGATCTAGAGCTGTCAATTCATCTTGTATTGCCTTTCTCCAACATTCATGTGCAGCCGCTTCCTCATAAGTGCTAGGTTCTTGATTTGAGGTGATGGCTAGAGAAAGTGACTTATATTTTGGGGTTAATTTATCATATGACAAGTGTTGTGAGATAGGATATAAAGAGTTAGAGTTGGCAACGTTGCTAGAGTGAGCTGTGTGGGTTGTCATACAATGATAGTCCTTCAAATAAGCAGGCAGTTTCTTGACTCTTTCAGACTTTCTAGTAATGCAGTCATGTGTGATGATTAATGTGAAGGTATATGCAAGAGAACCAAATACTCTTAAATATGAAAGGTCAGGTAAGTTACCATACAAAAGCTTATAAGGACTAGCATTATCCAGGTTAGTGCTGGGCAGCCTATTAATTAGGTGAATGGCGTGAGCAACTGCGTATTGCCAAAAACAATGTGGAATTCCTGATTGAAATAGCAGTGCTCTAGCAACACCTAAAATTTGCTGTTTTCTCTCTACAATCCCGTTTTGCTCTGGTGTTTCTACACAA harbors:
- the LOC107623799 gene encoding uncharacterized protein LOC107623799 isoform X1, with translation MLEAQPVLFRRRPSRRCMLRLGVGTDDRGWTSLHVKGDFKLVSFFSFINPSFILLLLLLQNPSFNRQALLGNLNNNNAASNKFNGGIGSSSSSSDSSSSSDSDSACSSRSDSEAWPMCSILPKKIICFTASFECAASIHGLGSVAVNMVCCFILDGFLWQDNC
- the LOC107623799 gene encoding uncharacterized protein LOC107623799 isoform X2 — protein: MLEAQPVLFRRRPSRRCMLRLGVGTDDRGWTSLHVKGDFKLVSFFSFINPSFILLLLLLQNPSFNRQALLGNLNNNNAASNKFNGGIGSSSSSSDSSSSSDSDSACSSRSDSEAWPMCSILPKKIICFTASFECAASIHGLGQLLEEVCGVYY